The genomic region GAGAAGGAGGGCCGCCTGTTCCTGATGCGCCCGCTTATCGAGTTGTGCGATCAGTTCGATACCGACATGGATAAGATGAACGAATCTTATGACCACGGCGTCGAAATGGCAAAGCGCCGCATGGACGACCTGAAGGCTTTCTTGGAAATTTAAGTAAAATTTTCGTTACAAAATAAAAAGCAAAGCCTTGACTTACAAAAATGTAGGTTTTGACTTGTTGCCCTAGCAAAATTTGACGAAAAAAGGCAATTTACAAAACTTGCAAAAAACTAACTTACAAAAATGTAAGTTTTTGAAGATTTTTGCCCGTTTTTCACTATTTGTCATGCCCCTTTGCTATCTTTAAACCCGTTAAAAACTTTAACAATCTAAACTCTCAACGGAGATATATAAAAATGGCAATCAAGAATGCTTACCTTCAGAAAGTCTATGACAAGGTCGTCGCCCGTGATCCGGACCAGGCCCTCTTCCACCAGGCTGTCCGCGAATTCCTCGAATCCCTGGACCCCGTCCTCGAACAGGACAAGTCTTGGGAAACCAACGGCGTTATCGACCGTCTCGTCGAACCGGAACGCGTGATTACCTTCCGCGTGCCTTGGCTCGATGACAAGGGTAACGTTCAGGTGAACCGTGGCTACCGCGTGCAGTTCAACTCCGCCATCGGCCCCTACAAGGGCGGTATCCGTCTCCGTAACGAAGTGACGCTTTCCATGCTGAAGTTCCTCGGCTTCGAACAGATTTTCAAGAACAGCCTCACCACGCTCCCCATGGGCGGCGGCAAGGGCGGTTCCGACTTCGATCCTAAGGGCAAGAGCGACAACGAAGTGATGCGTTTCTGCCAGTCCTTCATGACTGAACTCTGCAAGCACGTCGGTGCCGATACGGACGTTCCGGCTGGTGACCAGGGTACTGGCGCTCGCGAAATCGGTTACATGTTCGGTCAGTACAAGCGCATCCGCAACGAATTTGTGGGCGTTCTCACCGGTAAGGGCCTCTCCTACGGTGGTTCTCTCGCTCGTACCGAAGCTACCGGTTACGGCCTCTGCTACTTCACTCGCGAAATGCTCAAGGACCTCGCTAACGACTCTTTCCAGGGCAAGACCGTCGTGATTTCCGGCTCTGGTAACGTTGCTCAGTTCGCTTGCCAGAAGGCTACTCAGCTCGGTGGCAAGGTCGTGACCATGTCCGACTCCAACGGCTACATCTACGACCCGAACGGCATCAACCTCGACATCGTTCTCGACCTCAAGAACGTGAAGCGCGCTCGTATCAGCGAATACGCCAAGCTCGTCCCGGGTTCTGAATACCACGAAGGTTCTAAGGGTGTTTGGACGGTCAAGTGCGACATCGCTCTTCCGTGCGCTACCCAGAACGAACTCGACCTCGAAGGTGCCAAGGCCCTTATCGCTAACGGCGTGAAGGCCGTTGCCGAAGGTGCAAACATGCCTTCTACTCCGGAAGCTATCGAAGCCTTCCAGAAGGCCGGCGTCCTCTTTGGACCTGCCAAGGCTGCTAACGCTGGTGGCGTTGCTACCTCCGGCCTCGAAATGTCCCAGAACTCCGAACGTCTCTCCTGGACCTTCGAAGAAGTGGACAAGAAGCTCGAAGGCATCATGAAGAGCATCTACGCCGCTGCTTCCTCTGCCGCTGTCAAGTACGGCCAGAAGGGCAACCTCGTGATGGGTGCAAACATCGCCGGCTTCCTCAAGGTTGCCGATGCCATGAAGTGGCAGGGCGCAGTGTAATTTCCGAAGGAAATTACCACTCTAAAAAGTCTCCGGTCAAAAGCCGGGGGCTTTTTTTTGACTTTTTGGGCCTTTTTTGTACGCATCCAAGTTGGAATACTCGTTCTTAGAGTGTGTTTTTTTTCTTAAATAATGTTTTTTTGGATTTGGAATAATCCAAATCGTAATTTTTAGGTTATTTTCAGAGGGTATTGGTATACCTAGTATGAAATTATTCGATGAGCACATTGTCCTGCGTTTTGCGCTGTTGTTCGCCTGTTTTCTTTTTGCGGCGTTTGTCCCGGAAATTCTGAATCTTTCGAACAGCGTTCTCGGGTTTATCCCGTATTTTGCTGCGATTATCTTCGTTGCCTACATTTCGCTTTTCTACAAGTTCCCTGTCGAGGGAACGCGCCGTAAAATCCGCAACGACGTGGTTATCCCCACAACGGTGGGCGGTGAGCCGGTCCGCGATTTCGAGAAGGACCTGAACGAGCAGAACGAACTTCACCAGATGATGATTGATGTCTCGCAGGAAGGCTTCTGGACGTTTGACGTGCCGACAGGGAAGGTGTACTGGTCGAATCGTGTTGCCGTGCTGCTTGGCGCAAAGGGCGTACTCGAGGATTCTCTTTCTGCTCTCCAGTCCTATGTGATGGAAAAGGACTGGGAGAAGTTCAAGAAGGTCGTCATGAAGTCCCTGGACGAGGGCCGCGATTTCTCCGAGGTGTTGCGACTCTCCTCGCCTTCGAAAAATGGACCTTCCGAAATTGTTGTCGCTGGCCGAATGCAGATGGATGCCGAGAATCGGCCTATCCGCGTCATTGGTTCCATCAGCCAGTCTCTCGACCGTTCCAGTTCCGAGCGAGAGAAGTATTTCTATGCCTACCAGGATGCCCTTACCGGAGTGTACAACCGAAAGTTCTTCCTCGAAAAGCTCAAGGTCGATGTGGAACTTGCCGCACAGAAGCCGGATTATTTCTTTGGTGTCGCCTTGTTGGATATCGACAGTTTCGGTGCAATCAACGCTTCCTATTCCATAAATTTCGGCGACAATGTGCTCAGGGTCGTTTCGGAAAGGATCAAGGCGTCGGTTGGCGAGAATGACGTGGTGGCCCGCATCGGTCCCGATGTCTTTGCGGTCATTCTGCATAACATCGAAGGCGCCGATGCTCGCGATAACCTTCTTTCCATTGTGAAGCAGATTCACTCGAAGGTCAAGGCCCCCATTCAGCTCGATGGTCAGGAACTCTTTATCAGCGTGTCGATGGCGGTCGTCGTGAACAGCGATGTAGACTGCGTCGAGGATGTGATGGCGAGCGCGAACGCGGTGTTGCGCAACCTCAAGAAGACGGGTAGCCATGGCGGTATCCAGTTCGTGACGGGCGGTATTCGCGAGAAGGCGATGAAACTCTACAAGCTCGAGTATGAAATCCGTCGTGCTATCCAGGCTAAGGAATTCGTGCTGATGTACCAGCCCATCGTCGACATATCCAATTCTGACAAGATTGTGGGCTTCGAGGCGCTTGTCCGGTGGAACAATTCCGAGCAGGGAATCATCTCCCCGGCAGAATTCATCCCGCTGGCAGAAGAGACCGGGCTTATCGTCCCGATGGGTGCGCTTATCCTGAAGATGGCGTGTATCCAGACGAAGAAGTGGGTCGACATGGGGTTCACCGATATCCGCGTGGCGGTGAACTTCTCTGCACGGCAGTTCGCGATGGAATCCATGGTCGAGGACGTGAAGCGCGTTCTTGCGGAAACGAACCTGAATCCGCGCAACCTGAAACTCGAGATTACCGAGTATACGGCGACATGCGAGGTGGAAAAGGCCGCGGACATCATGCGCAAGCTTTCGAATATGGGGCTGCAGATTTCGATAGACGATTTCGGAACGGGTTACAGCAGTCTTTCGTACCTCAAGCACCTGCCGGTGCATACGCTCAAGATGGACAAGTCCTTCGTGGATCACGTGGCAGACGACGAAGAGGATGCCGCATTTGCGAAGATGGTTATCGGGATTGCGAAGTCGCTACACCTGGAACTCATTGCGGAAGGTGTCGAGACTGCAGAACAGCTCGAGTTCCTGCGCAGCGAAGGCTGCCATCATATCCAGGGATTCTATTTCAGCATGCCGCTTACACCCGACGATGCGCTTGAGTACATGAAGGCGCACTACGCGGGGGGCGTGGCGCCCGCTGAGGCGGTAATCGCCTAGATACCGTAGCAACGGCGCGTATTTTCACGACAGAGCCTGTAGATTTCTTCTACGGGCTTATTTCTTGTCTCGGCGAGCGTTTTAGCGATGTAGGGGATGTAACCGGAATGGCAGGGCTTGCCGCGGTAAGGAACGGGCGCCATGTAGGGAGCGTCGGTTTCCAGGAGCAGGCGTCCGTCGGGGACGATTTCGGCGGCTTCGCGCACGTTGGCCGCGTTCTTGAACGTGATTATGCCCGTAAATCCTATGAATATGTTGGCATCGAGGGAGAGGAGATGCTCGGCGAATTCGCGTGTGCCGGTAAAACAGTGAACGTGTATGTTGACGCCTTTCAGCTGGGCGTTGCCGAGGATGGCGAGCGCATCGTCATCGGCTTCTCGCAGGTGGAGTACGAGCGGTTTCCCGCTATCCAATCCGAGCTGCAGGTGTCTTTCGAACAACTTTGTCTGCGCTTCGCGCGTGTCGGCCCCGTAGTGGTAGTCGAGTCCGAATTCCCCGCATGCGACACATTTGGGGTGCTTAAGTAGTTCGAGCATTTTTGCTTCGTCTTCGGATGTCTCCGTTTCCACGTATTCCGGGTGGATGCCGTAGGCGGCGTATACGTTGCTGTATTTTTCGGAAAGTTCCCGGGCGTAGTTGAAATCTGCCGGGTCGCATGCCACATGGATAAACGCCTCGGGCGATTTTATGGCTGGGTCTTTATCGTGGGGGAGGCGTGCGAGCAGTGCATCGAAGGTTTCTCCGGCGTGTCGCTCATAGGAGTCTATGTGACAGTGCGTGTCGATGAACATCACTCGTACCGGACTTCCAGAATCTCGTACGTGATGGTTCCGCGGGGGGCCTCGACCTGCACGGTTTCGCCTTGCTTCTTGCCGACAAGAGCCGTGCCGATGGGGGATTTTAGGCTGATGCGGCCCTGCAGCGGGTCGATTTCCTTTTCGCCCACGATGCTATACTGCTTTTCTCGCTTGGTTCTCTTGTCGAGAAGCCTGACGCGTGCACCGAACCGGATGGAGCCGTCTTCGGTGGGCTTTGTCTCGATAATCTGCGCTCCGTCGAGGATGCGGTCGAGTTCGCGCAGCCTGCGGTCGATTTCGCGTACGCGCATGCGTCCGTAGGTATAGGCTGCGTTCTCGCTACGGTCGCCTTCGGCCGCAGCCGCCTGCACCTGGTTTATCATGGCGGGCCGCTCCACGTACTTGAGCTGCTCCCATTCCGCCTTGAACTTTTCAAAGCCTTCTTTCGAAATCATGTGCTTCATGCCGCAAAAATACAAAAAAACGCCGTTTTCGTGCGTGAGAGAAATCATGTTTCCCTTTGCAGATCTGCTGAAATTTTTTATCTTTGAGCGCGCCTATGAAAGTAAAAGATGATTCGCCGCGGAGAAGGCAGGAGTCCAAGTACAAGCGGCTCAGCCGTATCTACTATAACCGCATGTTCCCTCGCAGGCAGGATGCGCTGAAGGTTGCATGGTCGGTGTTTATCGGTGTATTTATCGGCGTGTGGCCGACCATCGGTTTTGCCATTATCCTTACTGTTGCTCTCTGCGCTTTGTTCCGCCTGCCCAAGGTTCCGGGTGTCGTGGCCGATTTTGTCGCCAATCCCGTGACGCAGTTCGGTATCTTCTACCCGTCGGGTTACTATATCGGTTGCAAGATTGTCGACCCTGATCCGATCAAGTTTGACTTCTTGGGTGAGTTCGAACGCATGTCTATTCGCAACTGCCTGGAAATCCTGAGGAACCTCTGGGAAAATGCTGCCGGACATCTGCTCGCATTCATGGTGGGAATCACGATTGTCGCGGCCATTACGGGTTTTGCGTTCTTCTTCCTGGCCTATTTTGTGGTCAGCTACCGCAAGAAGAAGTGGATTGAAGGTAAGACCGGCTATATCCATAACCTCATTTCTGAGGACGAAGTTTTAATCAAGGAATCACACAAAGGAAAGAAGCCCATGATGCATATCTATCCGTTCAAGGCCCTTCGCCCCGTCAATCCTGCCGAGGCCAAGGACATTTCCGCTCTCCCTTACGACGTGATGAACCGCGCCGAAGCCAAGGCCATGGCCGAGGGCCTGCCGCATTCCTACCTGCGCGTGACCCGCGCCGAACTGGAACTTGACGACAGTGTCGACGCTTACGACCCGAAGGTCTATGCCCATGCCCGTGCGAACCTCGAGAAGATGATTGCCGAGGGCGTCATCGCGCACGACAAGAAGGACTGCCTCTATGTCTACCGCCAGACGATGAACGGCCGCGAACAGTACGGCCTCGTTTGCACCGTGCCTGCCGCTGACTACTTCAACGGCATCATCAAGAAGCACGAACTCACCCGCGCCGACAAGGAAGAAGACCGCCTGCGTCATGTGCTCGACACCAACGCCAATACCGGTCCGGTGTTCCTGACTTACCGCGACAACGGCCAGTTCGACCTGTTCGGTGCCGTTACCAAGCGCAAGCCCGTCT from Fibrobacter sp. UWR2 harbors:
- the gdhA gene encoding NADP-specific glutamate dehydrogenase — encoded protein: MAIKNAYLQKVYDKVVARDPDQALFHQAVREFLESLDPVLEQDKSWETNGVIDRLVEPERVITFRVPWLDDKGNVQVNRGYRVQFNSAIGPYKGGIRLRNEVTLSMLKFLGFEQIFKNSLTTLPMGGGKGGSDFDPKGKSDNEVMRFCQSFMTELCKHVGADTDVPAGDQGTGAREIGYMFGQYKRIRNEFVGVLTGKGLSYGGSLARTEATGYGLCYFTREMLKDLANDSFQGKTVVISGSGNVAQFACQKATQLGGKVVTMSDSNGYIYDPNGINLDIVLDLKNVKRARISEYAKLVPGSEYHEGSKGVWTVKCDIALPCATQNELDLEGAKALIANGVKAVAEGANMPSTPEAIEAFQKAGVLFGPAKAANAGGVATSGLEMSQNSERLSWTFEEVDKKLEGIMKSIYAAASSAAVKYGQKGNLVMGANIAGFLKVADAMKWQGAV
- a CDS encoding bifunctional diguanylate cyclase/phosphodiesterase, translating into MKLFDEHIVLRFALLFACFLFAAFVPEILNLSNSVLGFIPYFAAIIFVAYISLFYKFPVEGTRRKIRNDVVIPTTVGGEPVRDFEKDLNEQNELHQMMIDVSQEGFWTFDVPTGKVYWSNRVAVLLGAKGVLEDSLSALQSYVMEKDWEKFKKVVMKSLDEGRDFSEVLRLSSPSKNGPSEIVVAGRMQMDAENRPIRVIGSISQSLDRSSSEREKYFYAYQDALTGVYNRKFFLEKLKVDVELAAQKPDYFFGVALLDIDSFGAINASYSINFGDNVLRVVSERIKASVGENDVVARIGPDVFAVILHNIEGADARDNLLSIVKQIHSKVKAPIQLDGQELFISVSMAVVVNSDVDCVEDVMASANAVLRNLKKTGSHGGIQFVTGGIREKAMKLYKLEYEIRRAIQAKEFVLMYQPIVDISNSDKIVGFEALVRWNNSEQGIISPAEFIPLAEETGLIVPMGALILKMACIQTKKWVDMGFTDIRVAVNFSARQFAMESMVEDVKRVLAETNLNPRNLKLEITEYTATCEVEKAADIMRKLSNMGLQISIDDFGTGYSSLSYLKHLPVHTLKMDKSFVDHVADDEEDAAFAKMVIGIAKSLHLELIAEGVETAEQLEFLRSEGCHHIQGFYFSMPLTPDDALEYMKAHYAGGVAPAEAVIA
- a CDS encoding TatD family hydrolase, whose product is MFIDTHCHIDSYERHAGETFDALLARLPHDKDPAIKSPEAFIHVACDPADFNYARELSEKYSNVYAAYGIHPEYVETETSEDEAKMLELLKHPKCVACGEFGLDYHYGADTREAQTKLFERHLQLGLDSGKPLVLHLREADDDALAILGNAQLKGVNIHVHCFTGTREFAEHLLSLDANIFIGFTGIITFKNAANVREAAEIVPDGRLLLETDAPYMAPVPYRGKPCHSGYIPYIAKTLAETRNKPVEEIYRLCRENTRRCYGI
- the greA gene encoding transcription elongation factor GreA yields the protein MKHMISKEGFEKFKAEWEQLKYVERPAMINQVQAAAAEGDRSENAAYTYGRMRVREIDRRLRELDRILDGAQIIETKPTEDGSIRFGARVRLLDKRTKREKQYSIVGEKEIDPLQGRISLKSPIGTALVGKKQGETVQVEAPRGTITYEILEVRYE